The window TGCACAGATTACTCTTTTATTCTTTACAGCCCCACGCACCGTTTTAGCCCACCTGCACAGAATAGATAAAAACAAATACATTAACTGCACTGGAAGCTCCAATCCCGGAATATCAATCATGCAATCTAAGGAAACCGATTTTTATTAATATTAAAAATGAAAAGGAAAGAGAAAAAGAAATACACGCATAAAAATGCGTGTGACTTTTAAAAAAGGGAACAGGCTAAAAGGGAACAGGCTTAAACGCCTGTTAATTCAGTTGCCTTGTGTGATGCTGGCTCCGACATTTCCTCTTCTTCGTCTTCAAACCTAAGCCTGTAAGCCCTCTTCAGGAATTCGGCTGAAGGTGGGACCGTCATAAGGCTTATCACAATCAGGGTAAAGAGGGAGAGTGGGGTTGCAACCAGAATAGGGTCAACAAGGGTCCAGGTGCCGGTAAGTAAAGTTTCCTTTCCGAAGATTGCCTGGCAGATTCCGAGAGGTACAGCTTCTTTTGCATGGATAAAGACAAGCCAGAACAGGCTGCTTAATGACCCTATAACAAGACTCGCAGTTGCTCCGGCTCTTGTTGTGCGCTTCCAGAAAAGTGCTCCTATGTAGAGGGGCAGGAAAGCGGCTGTGCACAGGCCCATGAACATAGCAGTAGCCCTCGCGATGATGCTTACGGGGAGAATGTAGGCCAAAGCGACCGAGACCAGGATGGTAAAGGCAATTCCTATCTTTGTAGCATGGACGGTTGATCCCGTGGACTTGCCGTTCATGAGGCCCTGCTGATAGAAATCGTGCCCTATGGATGTGCCCATTGTGTGGAACTGGGCAGCAGCAGTAGACATTGCAGCTGCAAGCAGGCTGAGCATGAAGAGTGCTACAAAGGTCTCGGGCATTGCCTGGTTCAGGAATAGGGGCATTATAAGGTCAGTGTTCCCGCCTGAAACCTGAAGGGAAATCATGCCTGAAGTCCTGTAGAAGTAGACGTTGGAAAGAGCTCCCACGACGTACGCGACTCCTGCCATCATCAGGATAAAGGGACCTCCAACAAGGACTGCTCTTTTCAGGGAACGGTCGTCTTTTACCGTCATGAACCTGACTGCGAGCTGTGGCTGGGCAAGCACTCCTATCCCAACTCCAAGGGTGATTGTGGAAATCATTGTCCACCAGATAGGGGAACCGAAAGCAGGCATTGCAGTCCAGCCCCTGTGCCCCTGGTCAACAAGGGCCTGAGGGACAAGGTTTGCCATGTCAGTAAGAGCCTGGTGGGCTCCTACAACTCCTCCCAGTTTGCTGTAGGTGAACACTAGCAGAAAAGCCATTCCCAGTAACATGAGGGTTCCCTGCATGGCGTCCACGTACATCACTGATAAGAGACCACCTTTAATTACGTAAGAAGCAATGATTATAG is drawn from Methanosarcina lacustris Z-7289 and contains these coding sequences:
- a CDS encoding sodium:solute symporter family protein; translated protein: MAVNTSTLILFVLIYLAATFYVARLGYKKNSQTDGYMLAGRQVHPAIMALSYGAAFISTSAIIGFGGVAASLGMGLLWLVFMNIFFGIFIAFVVFGPRTRRMGLNLGSITYPEFIGKRFQSRFIQGFSGLLIAVFMPLYAASVLIGAGRFLETTLGIDYNLALLIFTIIIASYVIKGGLLSVMYVDAMQGTLMLLGMAFLLVFTYSKLGGVVGAHQALTDMANLVPQALVDQGHRGWTAMPAFGSPIWWTMISTITLGVGIGVLAQPQLAVRFMTVKDDRSLKRAVLVGGPFILMMAGVAYVVGALSNVYFYRTSGMISLQVSGGNTDLIMPLFLNQAMPETFVALFMLSLLAAAMSTAAAQFHTMGTSIGHDFYQQGLMNGKSTGSTVHATKIGIAFTILVSVALAYILPVSIIARATAMFMGLCTAAFLPLYIGALFWKRTTRAGATASLVIGSLSSLFWLVFIHAKEAVPLGICQAIFGKETLLTGTWTLVDPILVATPLSLFTLIVISLMTVPPSAEFLKRAYRLRFEDEEEEMSEPASHKATELTGV